One Nicotiana tabacum cultivar K326 chromosome 23, ASM71507v2, whole genome shotgun sequence genomic window, CAAATAGCTGTTAGTACGCtaaatgaaaaagagaagaaatccTTAAAGATCATATTTCTTTCCATTGTATTGTTGATGTTCAGCTCTTGGCATATGGTGTTTTGATGAAaggtaaaattatatatttaatgaaCTGTACCAAGAGGTACTGAACTGTAAAAGAGATCATAGAGCAAATGGCCTGCTCCATTTAATTCAGCTCTTGGAATGTTTCAACTCGTTTGGACAATATTTGATTGAAGTTGAAAGAAAAGTTTGTGGAAGTTGACAGTTAACATGTTTGCGGAGGATATCTATCAAGTAGTGCTCAAAATTATTGGTAACATGTTAGGGAAAAGTTTCGTATCTAAGCATAGATCTCTCTTCTTGGTCTATCAATTATCTACTAAAATGGGCTCCATTTGCGGATAGTTGACATGCGAAATTTGTTAGTAGGCCAGCTTTATTTTGTTGTAGAACTACAGGGATGACTTTTTGTGTGACTCAACCTGGTTCTGTAAAGTATTATTTAAGCAATATAAATTGGAGTTCATAACTCCTCTATCTGAATTTCGTAAAGTATAGCCTATCCCAAGTTAAAATGAAGGGTTGCGATATATTGACTGCTCCCATAAATAGTTTTACTTTTTCTATCGTCTGAATACTGAATTCATGGTGGCATAGGTGATCGATatagaaggggagccttggagcaacggttaagttgtctccgtgtgacttataggtcacgggttcgagccgtggaattatccactgatgcttgcatcatggtaggctgcctacatcacatCCCCtcggggtgcggcccttcccggACCTGCCTGAATGCTGGATGCTTTGTGCAGCGGGCTGACCTTTTTTTATAGGTGATCGATATAGAGTGGAATAGATATATAGGATCATATAGCCAATACCGATTAGTTTGGGATGGAGACTTAGTTCGTTGATTGATTGATAGATCATAGTTCTTGGTAAATTTTTCAACATGTGCTGTAAAGAAATTAAAGGCTGCTATATGTGAAGATCCCTGGCAATATTCCCAAATTGTGTGTCCCTAGAAAGTACCGTACACAGAACACGAGATTTATCTCATTGAGCTAGAATCCTGTACTCATAAAGGACCATAACCACTTAGCTCTTTTCTAATTTTAATACAGGATTACAGTAAGAAAACATTAGCTAGCAGCCTTTTTGGCAAATTTTCCACCAAGTGGCATTTGTTTTCTTCGTCCAAACGCCCCCAAAAAGTGCTTCGTCCCACCCCACACCCTACCTTATATCAATTTTCGTCCTTTGTTGTCCTTTGTGTTGTGCTGGTTTGGTCCTTTGACTTACCCATACTCTGGTGCTTTTCTCACTTGTTTATTATTGCCTGTGGTTTCTTTTAGGGACAGGGAAACTGTAGCAGGACTAGGTTGTTGCCTGATGCAGGTCTTGTGGTTTCTGTTGTTTCTTTGAATTTCATGAAAGTGGAGCATAAATGGCAAACTATTCAGGGAAAGGATCTCCACTAAATGGTTCTGTGTATGTCTGTAACTTGCCCCTTGGTACAGATGAAGATATGCTAGCTGAATATTTTGGCACGATAGGGGTGCTAAAGGTATGGTTGTGATCAGGTACTTAAAATTATGTTTGAGAATTTTTCTTATAAGCTTTCTCCCCCTTTCCCCTTCTCTGCTTGTGCAAGCTTTCTTTGTCTGCTTTTTTCTAAGGAATGTTTTTGCTTCATGCTGTAGAAAGATAAACGAAGTGGTAGGCCTAAGATATGGTTATACCGTGATAAAGTTACAAATGAGCCCAAAGGAGATGCTACAGTCACATATGAAGACCCTCATGCTGCATTAGCTGCTGTTGAATGGTTCAATAACAAGGACTTTCATGGGTCAATAATTGGGGTATTTATTGCAGAGTCTAAGAACAAAGACGAGGCTTCCTATGTCACAGGGAATCAAATTAGTGACCCCAATCTGAGTAGTGGTCTCGATGTGCTGGAAGAAGGTTCCAAGGATATAGATGGAGGTGGTGGAAGAGGTAGGGGCAGGGGAGATGCTTCTGCAAAGGCATGGCAACAAGATGGTGACTGGATGTGTCCGAATACAAGGTCTGTGATGCGATTATTGGTGAGCAACTCTTTCTTGCTCTACTGTATCTTTTTTTGATTGTCTGCTTGTACTTCGAATAGTCCAGTATTTTCCTATGCTTACAGTTTTTCATAATTTATTTTGATAACAGTTGCTCTAATGTAAACTTCGCATTTCGTGGAGTTTGCAACCGTTGTGGAACTGCTCGACCtgctggtggtggtggtggtggggctGGAGCTGCTGGTCGTGGTAGAGGACGTGGTAGCCAGGAGCAGGGAGCCCCTGCTCGTGCAGTAGGTGGTCCTCCAGGCCTATTTGGTCCAAATGATTGGTCTTGTCCGATGTAAGAATCTTCATTTGCATTTGCaacttattttattaaaaaataatgttCTCAAAAATAAGCTGTCAGCTCATAATCAGACTTGGAATCCCCTCTATTGCTCTCATCTTGAAATTAGTAACTCTTCAGGTGTTTTGTAGTCTTTTTTGTTTTCATTATGTATTCTCCCATAAAGCCGTGCTAGCTCGACTTTCCTTTTTGgacaagttacttacctctaCTTTCAACTGCTACATTGGCTTTACTTGGGCGTTGAATTCCTAGCCCAGATTATGATTTGTCATACAAATAGCTACCTAGTCGAAGATGACTCGAATTAAAGTAATAGCTGGAGTTTTGAGACGGGCTTGATATTGATGTCATTCTTTCTATTTTAAGGGTGCATGGGTCGGTGCAGTTCTTTCCCCAAATTTATAACCAAATCCTTGCTATTTTGGAATAAAAAATGAAATTCCATCCGAGAAACTTAGGGACTGTTAACTCTGTGTTCAGGTTTTGGTTCGGTTTATTTGTTCTGGTGAATTTTAATCTCTGAGTATTTCATTGTACTTGACAGATATTTCCAAGGTATAATTTTAACTCTTCATATGTGGGAATCATTGCTTTGGTTTTGGCAGTTTAACACCTGATAGCCTTAGGACAAGGAAAGGCATCACCAAGCATCCAAGTTGTGACCTAGCAATTGATGAAGTGGGCTAAAATAATGAGACTGGGGTTCAAATTCTGGTAGATACAAAAAATGCTTGGTGCTTTCTTCCCATATGTCTAACCTTTGGTGGACAGAGTTACTTGGTACCTGTGCTGGTGGGAGGCAGTAGGTACCTGATGAAAAAGTAGAGGTGCGCGGAAGCTTGTTCGGACACCACCATTGTGAAAAAAGAGAGAGTGGAAGACATCCCTGTGCGATCATTTCCTGGTTTTATCGATGTAGTAACTAAGATTTATATAGGAACATTAACATAGTCATACAGAGGAGtagattttttgtttttggcaGATGTCATTGTCAAATGCAaagccaaatggcatcatttattTTGGCGTCTCCAACTTAGCCAAAACCAATCATTATATTATCAAATTATTATCCGGACCCCTTTTTTCAGTTCCAAAAAATGGGGTTTGCCGTGTGACAGTTTATCTCTGGTTAATTCCTCTTCGTTGTTTAAAGGAATGGGGAAGAGAAAAGTAATATGAACCTTTTCTGTGAGTGGAGGAGATAGAAGTGGTGATCCCTGTTCTTTTGTACCTTTCTCTTTTAGGCTTGCCTCTTCTCTTTTGGGGCTTTAGAGAAAGGATGTATCCTAGAAGAGCAGCAGGGTCTACTGATGGTAGAATTTCATCAAGTAAGAGAATGACCATTAGAATCATACTTGTCATTCTGAATTGAGGATCAGTGTCCTCCATCATTTTAACTAGCTTGGAACGAATTGCTTTATTGCTATTGATTGGCATTTATTATGTTGCCCTCTTTTTGATAGGTTGAAATTTAATATATTGTGTTCGCCCTATTGTTCAGGTGTGGCAACATAAATTGGGCTAAGAGGAACAAATGTAACATCTGCAACACCAACAAACCTGGGACCAATGAGGGTGGTGTGAGGTATGCATAAGAGGATGCAACATTGAATGTTTATTAAGATTTCTAAGAACTGTTGTTTTCTCTAACCGCAGTCTGATTGGGTGAATTAATTTGGTTGTGTATGGTTTTCACCATAGATGTCTTGCTTATTTTTATTGCAATTGCATATTTCTTGACACTAGGTCTTGAGGCCCTCCCTTCCCCCCTTCTCCTTATTGCTCTGCAACAATTAGAAAGGAATTTGCTGCATTGCTAGCAGCTGGAAAAGGAACAGAGGTGCACAAGACATTATGTTAGGTGGTCTTAACTTAATGTTGATGATTGGCGGTATTGGAGCTACTGGTGCTTTAGACTAATGTGCTACATGAATTTTATCTAAGGAAATGTTCTTTACTTGGGATCTTATATATGGGATGTTCTTATCAAGATAATCAGTATAGCTGCGTTATAGGCCTGTTGTTACAATTGAATGATTGctatgtttttctttattttgaaatgGTAAGTATTATTGATATAGCACAAAGATTGTCCTGAATACATCTCCAAAAACCCAAAAAAGGAAAACCTTGACCTGACCTATCTATATAAGGTTTctatacattttttttttgagaatagTAACAGTAATATAAGCTTTCTAGTTTCTATGCATTGTAATAAGGTTTCCACCAGTGTTTTGGATAGCGTGTGGCGACAAATAGTGACGAGGGCCCGCTTCACTGAGGCGAGAGGCGCGCAGCGAAGCGCTCGCCTTTTTGATGTGAAGCGATAgtttatacaaaaaaataaaatattatatatataactaaaaactcaataacaataatatattaataaatatatcaattcaCAATATGCAATTAATTCTACTCTATAACTGAAAAAGGAGGAAATTTCAGGTTTGAAGTTAGAAgttctctgcctctgcctctgcaAAAACAGGGTGCAGTACTGCTGCTCAATCAAAAACAgagcccaaaaaaaaaaagagaagataagaagaagaagaagaagaagaagaagaagaagaaagacgaAAAAATAAAACAGAGCATAAACATACTCTCTGTTCTGTTATTTGCTGCACTGTTGCTCGACAAAAAACAgagcaaaaaaaatagaaagaagaagagaagatcagaagaagaagaaaaactaaaaaaatagagAGCAACAGACTCTCTGTTCTGCACTGTTGCTCGACAAAAAACAgagcaaaaaaaaatagaaagaagaagagaagaagaaggaaaaggaagaaagaaagaaaggagaaagaagaaaggagaaagaagaaagaaggttACTTGGGCTGGGTGGACTTGGCTGCTCTGTTGTTTGAaggttgaagaagaaagaaacgTGAAATCACTGCAAGCCCTAATGTTTTAAGTCGCTGGTCTGTTTTAAAGTGTTTGcgcctttttctttctttttttttttcaaatagcGACGTCACAGCTCGCCTCTCGCTACACAGGCAGAGGCGCTCGCCTTTTACAATCGCAACGCAACAGAGCCAAAATAGCGCAGGCTGCTCGCATCGCCTCGCCTCACGCTATTAGCGCTGAGGCGAGCGCTATTTATAACACTGGTGTTGCTTAATGAAGTATATTATCCATATTACACCAACTGGCTAAGTTGCTCGGTCTCTTCATTTCTGGTgtcgcacccgtgtcgacacgacgtGGGTGTGGGATCCGTACCGGATCTGGTCAACTGATTTTGGGTGCTTTGACCAAAATTGACGGAGGAATTCGGGACAGATACAatgatttttgaaatcaaacgTAAGATAgggtgaaattgaagaaaatggaatCTATGTCAGTCCTTTCCTTTTATCTCCTTCTCGGATTCTCCTCCCGATTAACATTTTCTCCTTCTCGAAATACCTTGTAAGTTTTCCACCTAATGTCTCATAATTTAAACAtatttttataactctatttttagatAGTTGAATTACTTTTAGCCGAATACCCGCACATGTATCCGTTCCTGGATCCATACAaccgaatcttaaaatttagatcgTGAAGGATCCGATCTCTAGATCCGCACATGTATTGGATACCCGCAcacgagtccgagcaacttagtcAACTCGagagcaaaaaaaataaaatcagatAGAATATTCAGTATATTACTGACTTGTCCTTCAAAACATCTTCTATTCCTTTCCTTCCATAGACACCACCAAATGCATGCTGATATTGTATTCATATGATCTTAAAAGAACTTTTCACTTCTTTCCTGCTCCAGCAACTTAAAAAGTCTAAAGTTGATCTTGGCATCACCTAGCTTATGCCCAGAATACTATTAAACAGCCGCTACACCTGTGTTGGAACAGGACAATGCAAAAATAGGTGGTTGATAGTTTCTATGTTTCCATCACACATCACATTTGTTGCACAATTGGTAACCTTTCCTTTGCAAATTATCTTTGGCAAGACATGCTCCTTTGGGCACCAACCATACAAAACACATTGACCTTGACAGGGGCCTTTGACTTTGCTATCTGTTTCCAGGGGTTCGAAAAGGAGAACAGTTGGTTCCCTGTTTGCACTTTGTAACAAGACTTCACAGTGAATTGTCCATCTCCATTTCCCTCCCATATCAGTATGTCTACATTGCTATTGAGTTCCTGTCAATTGCATAACACTCTGAATATGTGATATCCTCTAACTCCCAGTCCTTCAGATTTCTCCTAAACATGATATTCCATGAGTTATTGTTTCTGTTCTGAGACAGTCCTATCACTGCCCTGTGCAGGCTGAAAAAGTGAGGGAAATTGGTCTCTTAAAGGGGAATGACCAAGCCAATTGTCATGCCAAAGGATAGCTTTCTACCATTACATTACAATTTATTGGTTTATGTCAAtcttttagttttaaaatacTTGAAAACAGGAAAATCCGTCCCTAAGATTGTGCGCACCCCCCAAAAAAATACCAACATATTTTTTAGACAATTTTGggattgcttttttttttttgtgttagtAAGCATATAAAATATAACTCTTAAACTAGTGTTCTGatatgaaaataaatatattgtggaAGTGATTGAATACAGtttaatttgatgccatatttATAGTTTGTGCCTATAATCTTATGGCTATGGCAGCTTCGATTTGAGGAAAGTGTTTGGTGATTTAGCATACTCTATCCAATAAATCCTTTTCTTTTAGCAACTCGTTCTTATAATTTCGCCTTCTAGGTATTAACTTTGATCTGTTTTTATTGTAATCGATAGAGGAGGACGTGCTGGAGGTTATAAAGAACTCGATGAAGAAGAAATAGAGGAAACTAGACGTCGGAGGAGAGAGGCTGAAGAAGTAAGATAAGAATAGCAGAAGTATATGAGTTATATTGCTTTATCCCTGGTGTCACTCTGCCTGACTTTCTGGTAAAATTTTCATCTCAATTACAGGATGATGGTGAGATGTATGATGAGTTTGGAAATCTGAAAAAGAAGTTTCGTGCTAAAATGCAGCGAGCAGAAGCAGCCCAGAGCCTCCCCCCTGGAGTAGGACGCGCTGGATGGGAAGCTGAGGAATTAGGTAGGGGCAATAGTTTTGTTGTATGTGTTGTCCATAATGAAGGATTTAAGGTTCTTCATTTTCTCTGTCTATGTTTTCCACCCAGCTTCT contains:
- the LOC107808208 gene encoding transcription initiation factor TFIID subunit 15 — translated: MANYSGKGSPLNGSVYVCNLPLGTDEDMLAEYFGTIGVLKKDKRSGRPKIWLYRDKVTNEPKGDATVTYEDPHAALAAVEWFNNKDFHGSIIGVFIAESKNKDEASYVTGNQISDPNLSSGLDVLEEGSKDIDGGGGRGRGRGDASAKAWQQDGDWMCPNTSCSNVNFAFRGVCNRCGTARPAGGGGGGAGAAGRGRGRGSQEQGAPARAVGGPPGLFGPNDWSCPMCGNINWAKRNKCNICNTNKPGTNEGGVRGGRAGGYKELDEEEIEETRRRRREAEEDDGEMYDEFGNLKKKFRAKMQRAEAAQSLPPGVGRAGWEAEELGVADRDRKERSRERSRDYDERERSRHRSRSRERDRGRDRDRSYDYDRDREYGRDRDRERSRHRY